One Bombus pascuorum chromosome 4, iyBomPasc1.1, whole genome shotgun sequence DNA segment encodes these proteins:
- the LOC132905765 gene encoding sodium channel protein para isoform X34 → MSEDSDSVSEEERSLFRPFTRESLAAIEARIAEEHAKQKELEKKRAEGEGGFGRKKKKKEVRYDDEDEDEGPQPDQMLEQGAPIPVRLHNEFPPELASTPLEDIDSFYHNQRTFVVISKGKDIFRFSATDAMWILDPFNPIRRVAIYILVHPLFSLFIITTILVNCILMIMPTTPTIESTEVIFTGIYTFESAVKVMARGFILQPFTYLRDAWNWLDFVVIALAYVTMGIDLGNLAALRTFRVLRALKTVAIVPGLKTIVGAVIESVKNLRDVIILTMFSLSVFALMGLQIYMGVLTQKCIKNFPEDGSWGNLTDENWERFVSNETNWYVDEAKNMPLCGNSSGAGQCLPGYTCLQGYGENPNYGYTSFDTFGWALLSAFRLMTQDYWENLYQLVLRSAGPWHMLFFIVIIFLGSFYLVNLILAIVAMSYDELQKKAEEEEAAEEEAIREAEEAALAKENKLAAQAAAREAAAVAAVAAADQIVKSPSDFSCHSYELFVGQEKGNDDNNKERMSIRSIESVSEHRVKQINNHTATTKPRKVSAASLSLPGSPFNLRRSSRGSHQFTIRNGRGRFVGPPGGDRKPLVLSTFLDAQEHLPYADDSNAVTPMSEENGTIVVPVYYANLGSRHSSYTSHASRLSYTSHGDLIGGIANAGKPMTKESQLRIRSVRPPSVNGHFTDSNQKYHYEGDLEDPMGKAKQQDNPFIEPSQQHAVVDMKDVMVLNDIIEQAAGRQSRTPEQGDDDEEGPKFKDKLLAAVLRCIDIFCVWDCCWLWLEFQKYVSLVVFDPFVELFITLCIVVNTLFMALDHHDMDKDMEKVLKTGNYFFTATFGIEATLKLIAMSPKYYFQEGWNIFDFIIVALSLLELGLEGVQGLSVLRSFRLLRVFKLAKSWPTLNLLISIMGRTVGALGNLTFVLCIIIFIFAVMGMQLFGKNYTDNVDRFPDGDLPRWNFTDFMHSFMIVFRVLCGEWIESMWDCMLVGDVSCIPFFLATVVIGNLVVLNLFLALLLSNFGSSNLSAPTADNDTNKIAEAIDRIARFIKWIKRNVLYLAKMMRAKLTNQISDQAPGEGPSNSWKEDLADGELDAYRDKKSAKEINQLEVAIGDGMEFTIHGDLKNKLKKGKLCMNNSKVIANSINHRDYRLDNDYINQNEDDTISNKSYGSHKNRAFKDESHKGSMDSLDGEEKKDASKEDLEQEEDLGEEGEEGEGVLGDAIIQADEDPIESDYPADCCPENCYKKFPFLAGDDDAPFWQGWANLRLKTFQLIENKYFETAVILMILLSSMALALEDVHLQQRPILQDILYYMDRIFTVIFFLEMLIKWLALGFKKYFTNAWCWLDFIIVMVSLINFVASLCGAGGIQAFKTMRTLRALRPLRAMSRMQGMRVVVNALVQAIPSIFNVLLVCLIFWLIFAIMGVQLFAGKYFKCVDANKTTLSHEIIPDRNACLAENYTWENSPMNFDHVGKAYLCLFQVATFKGWIQIMNDAIDSRELNKQPIRETNIYMYFYFVFFIIFGSFFTLNLFIGVIIDNFNEQKKKAGGSLEMFMTEDQKKYYNAMKKMGSKKPLKAIPRPRWRPQAIVFEIVTDKKFDMIIMLFIGLNMLTMTLDHYQQTQTFSDVLDYLNMIFIVIFTSECLMKIFALRYHYFKEPWNLFDFVVVILSILGLVLSDIIEKYFVSPTLLRVVRVAKVGRVLRLVKGAKGIRTLLFALAMSLPALFNICLLLFLVMFIFAIFGMSFFMHVKDKSGLDDVYNFKTFGQSMILLFQMSTSAGWDGVLDGIINEEDCQEPNNEIGYPGNCGSSTIGIAYLLSYLVISFLIVINMYIAVILENYSQATEDVQEGLTDDDYDMYYEIWQQFDPDGTQYIRYDQLSDFLDVLEPPLQIHKPNKYKIVSMDIPICKGDMMFCVDILDALTKDFFARKGNPIEESAEIEVQTRPGEAGYEPVSSTLWRQREEYCARLIQNAWRKHKQQRLGGPSEESDDADTDPRVRQTAVLVESDGFVTKNGHRVVIHSRSPSVTSRTADV, encoded by the exons GTTCGGTATgacgacgaggacgaggacgaggGTCCTCAGCCGGATCAGATGCTCGAGCAAGGAGCACCGATTCCGGTCCGACTGCACAACGAATTTCCACCCGAGTTGGCCTCCACACCTCTCGAGGATATCGATAGCTTCTATCATAACCAAAGg ACCTTCGTCGTCATCAGCAAGGGAAAGGACATATTCAGGTTCTCAGCGACAGATGCGATGTGGATCCTCGACCCGTTCAACCCAATACGACGTGTGGCCATTTACATATTGGTTCACCCACTGTTCTCCCTCTTCATTATCACTACAATATTGGTTAACTGCATACTCATGATCATGCCCACTACGCCCACCATCGAGTCTACGGA AGTGATATTTACGGGCATCTACACATTTGAGTCCGCCGTTAAGGTGATGGCGAGGGGTTTCATTCTGCAGCCTTTTACCTATCTTAGAGATGCATGGAATTGGCTCGACTTCGTAGTTATAGCTTTAGC TTATGTGACGATGGGCATAGATCTAGGCAACCTTGCCGCTCTCAGGACATTTCGAGTCCTCCGAGCCTTGAAGACTGTCGCTATTGTACCAG GTCTGAAAACCATTGTCGGCGCTGTGATAGAATCCGTGAAGAACCTGCGCGATGTGATAATCCTGACGATGTTCTCTCTTTCCGTCTTTGCGCTGATGGGCCTCCAGATTTACATGGGGGTGCTCACGCAAAAGTGTATAAAGAACTTTCCCGAGGACGGCTCCTGGGGCAATCTCACCGATGAAAACTGGGAGCGATTCGTTAGCAATGAAA cTAATTGGTACGTGGACGAGGCGAAAAACATGCCTTTGTGTGGAAATTCATCTGGAGCAGG GCAGTGCCTTCCTGGCTACACGTGTTTACAAGGATACGGTGAAAATCCGAATTATGGTTACACGAGTTTCGACACCTTTGGCTGGGCTCTACTCTCCGCTTTTCGTTTGATGACGCAAGATTATTGGGAAAATCTGTATCAACTGGTGCTTAGATCGGCCGGTCCATGGCATATGTTGTTCTTTATCGTGATCATTTTCCTCGGCTCCTTTTATCTGGTTAACTTAATCCTCGCTATTGTCGCGATGTCTTATGACGAGTTGCAAAAGAAAGCTGAAGAAGAGGAAGCTGCTGAGGAAGAAGCCATAAGA GAAGCCGAGGAAGCAGCTCTAGCGAAAGAGAATAAGCTGGCGGCGCAGGCGGCGGCTCGGGAGGCGGCAGCCGTTGCGGCGGTGGCCGCCGCCGATCAGATCGTCAAATCACCGTCAGACTTCTCATGTCATAGCTATGAACTGTTTGTTGGTCAGGAAAAAGGGAACGACGATAACAACAAGGAGAGGATGAGCATACGTTCGATCGAGTCAGTCAGCGAGCATAGAGTGAAACAGATCAACAATCACACGGCCACCACTAAACCACGAAAAGTCAGCGCT GCGAGTCTTAGTCTGCCTGGTTCACCGTTCAATCTCCGTCGAAGCAGCCGCGGTAGCCATCAGTTCACGATCAGAAATGGCCGGGGCCGTTTCGTCGGACCGCCAGGAGGCGACCGGAAGCCGTTGGTCCTGTCGACGTTCCTCGACGCCCAGGAACACCTGCCATACGCGGACGACTCGAACGCGGTCACGCCAATGTCCGAGGAGAATGGCACGATCGTCGTGCCTGTCTACTACGCGAATCTTGGGTCCAGGCACTCGTCGTACACGTCGCACGCATCACGGCTTTCGTACACGTCCCATGGTGATTTGATCGGTGGAATAGCAAACGCGGGGAAACCGATGACGAAGGAGAGCCAGCTGAGAATCAGATCTGTCAGGCCACCATCCGTGAATGGCCATTTCACGGATTCTAATCAGAAGTACCATTAC GAGGGTGATCTAGAAGATCCTATGGGCAAGGCAAAGCAACAAGACAATCCGTTTATAGAGCCTTCGCAACAACATGCCGTAGTTGATATGAaag ACGTGATGGTGCTGAACGATATCATAGAACAGGCCGCGGGTCGACAGAGCAGAACACCGGAGCAAGGAG ACGACGATGAAGAAGGGCCAAAGTTTAAGGACAAATTGTTGGCCGCGGTGCTACGTTGCATCGATATCTTCTGCGTGTGGGATTGTTGCTGGTTGTGGCTTGAGTTTCAAAAATACGTGTCTCTTGTGGTGTTCGATCCATTCGTAGAGTTGTTCATCACCCTTTGTATCGTCGTCAATACATTGTTCATGGCGCTCGATCATCACGATATGGACAAGGATATGGAAAAAGTGCTCAAGACAGGAAACTAC ttCTTCACGGCAACATTCGGTATCGAGGCAACGCTGAAACTGATAGCAATGAGTCcgaaatattactttcaagaAGGATGGAATATTTTCGACTTCATTATCGTCGCTCTTTCGCTTCTGGAATTGGGATTAGAAGGTGTCCAAGGTCTCTCCGTATTGCGATCGTTCAGATTG TTAAGAGTGTTCAAACTGGCGAAGTCGTGGCCTACGTTGAATCTGCTAATTTCCATCATGGGCAGAACAGTAGGAGCGCTGGGTAACCTGACGTTCGTGTTATGTATCATCATCTTCATTTTCGCCGTGATGGGTATGCAATTGTTTGGGAAGAACTATACGGACAACGTCGATCGGTTCCCCGATGGAGATCTACCGAGATGGAATTTCACCGATTTTATGCATTCGTTCATGATCGTGTTTCGCGTACTCTGTGGAGAGTGGATCGAGTCTATGTGGGATTGTATGCTTGTGGGCGACGTCTCTTGCATACCATTCTTTCTGGCTACTGTTGTCATCGGTAATCTGGTT GTGCTGAATCTCTTCTTGGCTTTGTTGCTGAGCAACTTCGGTTCGTCGAATCTATCGGCGCCGACCGCGGACAACGATACGAACAAGATCGCGGAGGCGATCGATCGAATAGCACGATTTATTAAGTGGATCAAGCGAAATGTCCTTTATCTTGCTAAAATGATGCGAGCCAAACTCACCAATCAGATATCCGATCAGGCGCCAGGTGAGGGACCGTCCAACAGTTGGAAAGAAG ATCTTGCAGATGGAGAGCTGGATGCGTATAGAGATAAAAAGAGTGCCAAGGAGATAAACCAACTCGAAGTTGCTATCGGAGATGGAATGGAATTTACCATCCATG gAGATCTAAAGAATAAATTGAAGAAGGGTAAACTGTGCATGAACAACAGCAAAGTTATAGCAAATTCGATAAACCATCGTGACTACAGGCTGGACAACGATTATATTAATCAGAACGAGGATGATACCATCAg TAATAAATCATATGGCAGCCACAAGAATAGAGCGTTCAAGGACGAAAGTCATAAGGGAAGTATGGACTCGTTGGATGgtgaagaaaagaaggatGCGAGTAAAGAAGACCTGGAACAAGAAGAAG ATCTTGGAGAAGAGGGAGAGGAGGGAGAAGGCGTCCTAGGAGATGCAATTATCCAAGCAGACGAAGATCCCATCGAATCCGACTATCCGGCTGACTGTTGTCCAGAAAATTGTTACAAGAAATTCCCGTTCTTAGCTGGTGACGATGACGCTCCATTTTGGCAAGGTTGGGCCAACTTGAGACTGAAGACCTTCCAACTAATTGAGAACAAGTATTTTGAGACTGCCGTCATTTTGATGATCCTTTTGAGTAGTATGGCTCTC GCCTTGGAAGATGTGCATCTTCAACAACGACCCATTCTGCAAGATATCTTATACTACATGGACCGAATATTTACTGTGATTTTCTTCCTCGAAATGTTAATCAAATGGTTGGCTCTCGGCTTCAAAAAGTACTTCACGAACGCTTGGTGCTGGCTTGATTTCATCATTGTCATG GTGTCACTCATTAACTTCGTAGCGTCGCTCTGTGGCGCTGGCGGGATCCAAGCCTTCAAAACAATGAGGACCCTAAGGGCCCTAAGGCCACTCAGGGCGATGTCTAGAATGCAGGGAATGCGG GTAGTCGTCAACGCTTTGGTTCAAGCCATTCCATCCATTTTCAACGTGTTACTGGTGTGTCTTATCTTCTGGTTGATCTTCGCCATTATGGGTGTACAGCTTTTTGCCGGCAAATATTTCAAg TGCGTAGATGCCAATAAAACAACACTCAGCCACGAAATAATCCCTGACCGAAATGCCTGTTTGGCTGAGAACTATACCTGGGAGAATTCTCCGATGAATTTCGACCACGTAGGAAAGGCTTATCTGTGCTTGTTCCAAGTGGCCACGTTTAAAGGATGGATTCAGATCATGAATGACGCGATAGATTCTAGGGAG CTCAACAAACAACCAATTCGTGAAACAAACATCTACatgtatttctattttgtATTCTTCATTATATTCGGATCGTTTTTTACCCTTAATCTATTCATTGGTGTGATCATCGATAACTTCAACGAGCAGAAGAAAAAGGCGGGTGGTTCCCTCGAGATGTTCATGACGGAAGACcagaagaaatattacaacGCTATGAAAAAGATGGGTAGCAAGAAACCATTGAAAGCCATTCCACGTCCAAGA TGGAGGCCGCAGGCGATAGTGTTTGAAATAGTGACGGACAAAAAGTTCGATATGATAATCATGTTGTTCATCGGACTGAATATGCTTACGATGACGTTGGACCACTATCAACAAACTCAGACTTTCAGCGATGTTCTGGACTATCTAAACATGATATTCATTGTGATATTCACCAGCGAGTGTCTCATGAAGATCTTCGCTCTGCGTTACCACTATTTCAAGGAGCCATGGAACCTCTTTGattttgttgttgttatattgtcaatattag GTCTGGTTCTCAGCGATattattgagaaatatttcgtatcgCCGACCTTGCTCCGTGTAGTAAGGGTGGCAAAAGTCGGTCGTGTGCTTCGACTCGTAAAAGGTGCTAAGGGTATTCGAACTCTTCTCTTCGCCCTGGCGATGTCGTTACCAGCTCTCTTCAATATTTGCCTATTACTGTTTTTGGTGATGTTTATCTTCGCGATTTTTGGAATGTCATTCTTCATGCACGTGAAAGACAAGAGCGGACTGGATGATGTATACAATTTCAAAACGTTCGGCCAGTCGATGATATTGCTATTCCAG ATGTCAACGTCTGCCGGTTGGGATGGCGTCCTCGACGGTATAATAAACGAGGAGGACTGCCAGGAACCGAACAACGAGATAGGATATCCGGGCAACTGTGGTTCGTCCACGATCGGCATCGCCTATCTTCTCTCGTACCTGGTGATCAGCTTCTTGATCGTGATAAACATGTACATCGCCGTGATCTTGGAGAATTACTCCCAAGCTACCGAGGATGTGCAGGAGGGTCTGACGGATGACGACTACGACATGTACTACGAGATCTGGCAACAGTTCGACCCAGATGGAACGCAGTACATCAGATACGATCAGCTGTCCGATTTCTTGGACGTGCTGGAGCCGCCGTTACAGATACACAAGCCAAACAAGTATAAGATCGTATCTATGGACATCCCGATATGCAAGGGAGATATGATGTTCTGCGTAGACATTCTGGATGCTCTCACGAAAGACTTCTTCGCGCGCAAGGGTAATCCGATCGAGGAGTCGGCAGAGATCGAGGTTCAGACGCGTCCAGGTGAGGCTGGTTACGAACCAGTTTCCTCGACTCTGTGGCGTCAGCGTGAGGAGTATTGCGCGCGTCTGATTCAGAACGCCTGGAGAAAGCACAAGCAACAACGTCTAGGCGGACCAAGCGAAGAAAGCGACGACGCTGACACCGATCCACGGGTCAGACAGACCGCGGTCTTGGTCGAGAGTGACGGTTTCGTGACGAAAAATGGCCACAGAGTCGTCATACATAGCCGATCGCCGAGCGTAACCTCGAGAACCGCGGACGTCTGA